A DNA window from Ictalurus furcatus strain D&B chromosome 22, Billie_1.0, whole genome shotgun sequence contains the following coding sequences:
- the LOC128625643 gene encoding arrestin domain-containing protein 3 — protein sequence MPTIKQLSLTYEAVNNSNTFTNGDVINGRVAFEVTKEVKIESFYVKCKGEAKVSWSERHNDRDHHYSATERYFKLKQYFMQDPSKKGKEDPGVILISGEIYNNVVKPGSHVYPFSLQLPHGNFPASFDGYHGSVKYILEVTLDRSWKMDRTEKKEIIFIPRLSGVNLMNPQIGSIDKKMKLFTSGSTSVKATIDKMGYMKGEVIKVSTDINNASSRDLKLKYSLEQTQAFYAQGHSKYSSRTILKVAGDRVPSGSKQTVITNLTLPQNLELSVTNCKILKVEYIFKVYLDVPLASDPEIKFPVIILPAGQIFAPGQNQPAFQTYGNPDGPGWNQPPPQLAFGPSPPGATFGPPPGFYPGPYPLPMCPNPEAPPPSYADLYPNPNSTASGFNPALPAPPFNPQYAPMGYPNPPVPQQHPVPSAPQFCPGPAGPGYVPTGPPPGYCPNPTTQPESYPTKSPEKHE from the exons ATGCCAACGATCAAACAGCTCTCCTTGACTTACGAAGCTGTTAATAACAGTAATACATTCACTAATGGCGATGTTATTAATGGGCGAGTCGCTTTCGAAGTGACTAAAGAAGTTAAGATAGAAAGCTTTTATGTGAAGTGTAAAGGGGAAGCAAAAGTGAGTTGGAGCGAGAGGCACAATGATAGAGATCACCATTACAGTGCTACTGAGAGATACTTTAAACTCAAACAATACTTCATGCAGGACCCTTCAAAGAAAG GAAAAGAAGATCCCGGTGTTATATTAATAAGCGGAGAGATct ACAACAATGTGGTTAAGCCTGGAAGCCATGTTTATCCATTTAGCTTACAACTGCCGCATGG AAATTTTCCAGCATCTTTTGACGGATACCATGGCTCAGTAAAGTACATTCTTGAAGTCACACTGGACCGTTCATGGAAAATGGACcgcactgaaaaaaaagaaatcatcttTATTCCAAGGCTTAGTGGCGTTAATTTAATG AACCCACAGATTGGATCTATCGACAAAAAGATGAAACTTTTCACCTCTGGAAGCACCTCAGTGAAAGCAACAATTGACAAAATGGGTTATATGAAAG GTGAGGTCATCAAGGTTTCCACTGACATCAATAACGCTTCGTCTCGTGATCTCAAGCTGAAGTACAGTCTCGAGCAAACACAGGCCTTCTATGCACAGGGTCACTCCAAGTATTCGTCCCGTACTATTTTAAAAGTTGCTGGGGATCGGGTACCATCTGGATCAAAGCAAACCGTCATCACAAACCTGACGCTTCCACAAAATCTGGAACTGAGCGTTACAAACTGTAAAATTCTGAAAGTGGAATACATATTTAAG GTTTATTTGGATGTGCCCTTGGCTAGTGACCCAGAGATCAAATTCCCCGTGATCATTCTCCCTGCAGGCCAGATTTTTGCTCCAGGGCAAAACCAACCAGCTTTTCAAACTTATGGGAACCCAGATGGACCAGGATGGAACCAACCTCCACCCCAGTTGGCATTTGGGCCCAGTCCCCCAGGTGCTACCTTTGGACCACCTCCGGGGTTTTACCCTGGTCCGTACCCTTTACCTATGTGTCCAAATCCAgaagctcctcctccttcctATGCAGACCTCTATCCAAATCCAAACTCAACAGCCTCAGGATTCAATCCAGCTCTGCCAGCTCCACCCTTTAATCCTCAGTACGCTCCTATGGGTTATCCAAATCCACCTGTCCCTCAGCAACATCCAGTACCGAGTGCTCCACAGTTCTGTCCAGGGCCTGCTGGCCCAGGCTATGTTCCAACAGGACCCCCCCCAGGATACTGCCCAAATCCAACCACACAACCAGAATCTTATCCAACTAAATCCCCTGAGAAACATGAATAA